One Thermodesulfovibrionia bacterium DNA window includes the following coding sequences:
- a CDS encoding helix-turn-helix transcriptional regulator produces MFTTAEDKAYAREELVYNVTEDILVVMEEIKVPKTELARRLGKSRSYVTQILSGVRNMTLGSLSDICFALGVKPCVQIIQNKQVPSYTTVGWTKESANSNDFGYEVKSQRKLAKENKEVW; encoded by the coding sequence GTGTTCACCACCGCCGAAGACAAGGCGTACGCTCGAGAAGAGCTGGTCTATAACGTCACCGAGGATATTCTTGTTGTCATGGAGGAGATTAAGGTACCAAAGACAGAACTGGCGCGGCGCCTTGGAAAGTCCAGATCTTATGTCACCCAGATACTGAGTGGCGTTCGAAATATGACTCTGGGCAGTCTTTCCGATATCTGCTTTGCACTTGGCGTAAAACCGTGTGTTCAGATTATCCAGAATAAACAGGTGCCTTCCTACACTACTGTGGGTTGGACCAAAGAATCTGCCAATTCAAATGACTTCGGGTATGAGGTCAAATCACAGCGTAAGCTTGCCAAAGAGAATAAAGAGGTCTGG